A region of the Limibacillus halophilus genome:
GATTCGCCTCCTATCCCGAGGTGCTTGAGCGCGCAGGCGCGCGCGATGCCGACCTCGTGATCGCGGTTACCTACGCCGACGAGGTCAATATGGTGGCCTGTCAGATTTGCCACTCGATCTTCGAAGTACCGACGAAGATTGCCCGCGTCAGGAACCAAAGTTATCTCGAGCCCATGTGGTCGGATTTGTTCAGTAGTGACCACATGCCGATCGACCATATCATCTCGCCGGAGCTGGAGGTCGCCCGCGGTATTGAAAGACGCCTCCAGATCACCGGCGCCTTCGACGCGATCGCGCTGGCGGATGGGAAGGTCACGCTGATCGGCGTCCGCTGTTCAAAAGAAACACCGATCCTAAATACCCCATTGCGACAGCTAACTGATTTGTTCCCGGATTTGCATATTGTGATCGTTGGCGTTCAAAGAGGGGGAAAAGGTTTTGTTCCGCGCCCCGAAGATGAACTGAGAGAGGGCGATGACGTTTATTTCATTGCCGATAGCGATCATCTGCAGCGCGCGATGGCCTCCTTTGGGCACGAGGAACGAGCAGCCAGGCGGGTAATCATCGTCGGCGGCGGAAACATTGGGCTCAATTTGGCGCAGAGCTTCGAGGAAAAACATCCGCACGTGAATCTGAAGCTCATAGAGGTTGATAAGGGTCGCGCAGAGTTCGTGGCTCGAACCCTGGAAAGCACGGTTGTTATTCACGGCGACGCCTTGGACTCGGATATCCTTGAGGAAGCAAATGTAAAGGCAACGGAGACCTTGATCGCGGTATCGAACGATGACGAGGTCAATATTCTCTGCTCGCTTTTGGCAAAGCAGTTTGGTTGTCAGCGGGCCGTTACACTGGTCAACAAGACTTCTTATGGAGCCTTAGTCGGTTCACTAGGGATTGATGCTATCGTTAGCCCGCGGGCCATTACCGTGTCGACAATTCTTCAGCATGTCCGCCGCGGCCGCATCCGGTCAGTTCATAGCTTGGCGGACGGTTTTGGTGAAGTCATTGAGGCAGAGGCGCTTGAAACTTCCGGGTTAGTAGGCATTCCCCTGCGGGAAGCTCGACTTCCCGAAGGCGTTTTGATCGGTGCAATCGTGCGCCCGCCGGAAGTGATTATCCCCCGCGGTGATACGGTCATCAAAGCGCATGATCGCGTTGTCCTGTTTGCCAGTGCTGAAGCTGTAAAAAAGGTCGAGAAACTGTTCTCGGTCAGGCTTGAGTTTTTCTAGGATTTCACCGTGCAGCCCTTCTCTAGAAAAGTGGTGGAAATTCAGCCGCCGATAGCGTTGATTTTCGATTGGGACAATACACTGATCGATACCTGGGCGCTGCTTCATGCGGCTCTGGAACCCACGTTCCGGGAGTTTGGCCTCCAACCCTGGAGTTTTGAGGAAACACGGCAGCATGTGCGCCGTTCGGCGAGAGAAACCTTTCCCGAACTTTTCGGGGACCGTGCCGAGCAGGCAATCGCGACCTATATCCAGCATTACCGAGAGATAAGCATTGGCAAACTCAAGGGTTTGGAAGGTAGTCAGGCCTTTTTGGAGAAAGCAGCAAACGAGGGCTGCGGCCCTCTGTCGGTGGTCAGTAACAAGACTGGAACGACTTTGCGAGATGAAGCCGCACAGCTTGGTTGGACAGGCTTTTTCAGCGCCTTGATTGGTGCCGGAGACGCTGAGTGTGACAAACCATCACATGCGCCTGTATTCATGGCTCTTTCGGTAAGTGGCGTAGAAGCCGGAAGGTCGGTTTGGTTTGTCGGTGACACCGACGTCGATGTGGTTTGCGCCAAGAATGCCGGGTGTACGTCTGTATTGTTGCGCGAAACGCCGCCAATTGCGCGGGAGTTTGCCGAATGCCCGCCGGACCTCCATGTTAAGAATTTTTCAGAATTGCATACTTTGCTTGCTCAGCATGGCTTTTTTAAATCGCAACTTCCGTGTTAGAAAACACGAGGGATCGACGTTTCGCCGGGCTTTCAGCGAGGACGGTGAAGCAGCGGCGATTCCAAACAAGAAGCGAGTGACCCCTATAACCACGAGCCAAAAATAAGGAGGGGCCAAAAAATGGCCGCTGAAAAATCCCAGAACGTCCAGGACGTTTTCCTCAATCATATCCGTAAGAACAAGGTGCCTGTCACCGTGTTCTTGGTGAACGGCGTGAAGTTGCAAGGCATTGTATCCTGGTTCGATAATTTCTCTGTGTTGTTGAAGCGCGACGCCCACGCACAGCTTGTCTACAAGCATGCAATTTCGACGGTAATGCCGGCGGCGCCGATACAGCTCTTCGACGGTGGCAAGGAAGACGAGGAGGCTTAATCTGGCGCAAGGACATGATGGATCGGAGCGTGGTCAGGGCTGGCGAGGCGCCGGCAGTGGCCGCGCTCTCGTCATTTTCCCACAATACCGCCGCGCCGCGCAGCAGCAAGCTGGCAAGGTAGCACGCGATCCGGAGCGCCGACTGGCGGAGGCCGTCGGTTTGGTTCAGGCAATTTTTCTGAAAGTGGCGTACCAGGAAGCGGTTTCGCTTTCCAAAGTGGTGCCCGCAACCTTGCTGGGTGGTGGCTTGGTTGCGCGCCTTTGCGAGCTGATTGCAGATTTGGAGATTGAAGTTGCATTCGTGGATGCGCAGCTCACGCCCGTACAGCAACGTAATCTGGAGCGAGCCTGGAATTGTAAGGTTATAGATCGCACCGGTTTGATTCTCGAGATTTTTGGTGAGCGAGCCCAATCCAGGGAAGGTCAGCTTCAGGTTGAACTGGCTGCCTTGACCTACCAAAGATCGCGGTTAGTGCGT
Encoded here:
- the trkA gene encoding Trk system potassium transporter TrkA, which produces MKVIICGAGQVGFNIARYLASEGADITVVDRDPDLVQKISDNLDVKGLVGFASYPEVLERAGARDADLVIAVTYADEVNMVACQICHSIFEVPTKIARVRNQSYLEPMWSDLFSSDHMPIDHIISPELEVARGIERRLQITGAFDAIALADGKVTLIGVRCSKETPILNTPLRQLTDLFPDLHIVIVGVQRGGKGFVPRPEDELREGDDVYFIADSDHLQRAMASFGHEERAARRVIIVGGGNIGLNLAQSFEEKHPHVNLKLIEVDKGRAEFVARTLESTVVIHGDALDSDILEEANVKATETLIAVSNDDEVNILCSLLAKQFGCQRAVTLVNKTSYGALVGSLGIDAIVSPRAITVSTILQHVRRGRIRSVHSLADGFGEVIEAEALETSGLVGIPLREARLPEGVLIGAIVRPPEVIIPRGDTVIKAHDRVVLFASAEAVKKVEKLFSVRLEFF
- a CDS encoding HAD family hydrolase, whose translation is MQPFSRKVVEIQPPIALIFDWDNTLIDTWALLHAALEPTFREFGLQPWSFEETRQHVRRSARETFPELFGDRAEQAIATYIQHYREISIGKLKGLEGSQAFLEKAANEGCGPLSVVSNKTGTTLRDEAAQLGWTGFFSALIGAGDAECDKPSHAPVFMALSVSGVEAGRSVWFVGDTDVDVVCAKNAGCTSVLLRETPPIAREFAECPPDLHVKNFSELHTLLAQHGFFKSQLPC
- the hfq gene encoding RNA chaperone Hfq is translated as MAAEKSQNVQDVFLNHIRKNKVPVTVFLVNGVKLQGIVSWFDNFSVLLKRDAHAQLVYKHAISTVMPAAPIQLFDGGKEDEEA